Proteins encoded by one window of Halococcus agarilyticus:
- a CDS encoding hemolysin family protein produces the protein MGIPPLPTAPSGPSTVATVLQVDVLWFQITETAFTAIGVGVILVLIGLSAFFSSSEIAMFSLASHRLDKLVEDGEPGAELVKQLKDDPHRLLVTILVGNNLVNIAMTSISTGLLALYYSQGAAVAISTFGITAVVLLFGESAPKSYAVENTESWALSIARPLKLAEYVLLPLIVFFDYLTRQINRITGGGSAIETSYVTRDEIQDMIETGEREGVIEEDEREMLQRIFRFNNTIAKEVMTPRLDVTAIDAESTVEEAIETCVQSGHARIPVYEGSLDNVIGVVNIRDLVRDLNYGETVEVELDDLIQPTLHVPESKNVDDLLREMRADRLRIAIVIDEFGTTEGIVSVEDMIEEIVGEILEGGEDEPIEIVDDDTLVAQGEVNIDAVNEALDIDLPEGEEFETIAGFIFNRAGRLVEAGETISYDGVEITVESVENTRITAARVHRLSDAEVDAEATAEADGGTGEMD, from the coding sequence ATGGGCATACCTCCGTTGCCGACGGCTCCGTCCGGCCCGTCAACAGTCGCCACCGTCCTCCAGGTGGACGTTCTCTGGTTTCAGATCACCGAGACGGCGTTCACCGCGATCGGCGTGGGCGTCATCCTCGTGCTGATCGGGCTCTCGGCGTTCTTCTCCTCCTCGGAGATCGCGATGTTCTCGCTCGCCTCCCACCGGCTCGACAAGCTCGTCGAGGACGGCGAACCGGGTGCGGAGCTGGTCAAACAGCTGAAGGACGATCCCCACCGCCTGCTGGTGACGATCCTCGTCGGGAACAACCTCGTCAACATCGCGATGACGTCGATCTCGACCGGGCTGCTCGCGCTGTACTACTCCCAGGGTGCGGCGGTGGCGATCTCCACCTTCGGGATCACCGCGGTCGTGCTCCTGTTCGGCGAGAGCGCACCGAAGTCCTACGCGGTCGAGAACACCGAGTCGTGGGCGCTCTCGATCGCGCGCCCGCTCAAGCTCGCCGAGTACGTCCTCCTCCCGCTGATCGTGTTCTTCGATTACCTCACCCGCCAGATCAACCGGATCACGGGTGGCGGGTCGGCGATCGAGACCTCCTACGTGACCCGTGACGAGATCCAGGACATGATCGAGACGGGCGAGCGCGAGGGCGTGATCGAGGAGGACGAACGCGAGATGCTCCAGCGCATCTTTCGTTTCAACAACACTATCGCGAAGGAGGTGATGACGCCCCGGCTCGACGTGACCGCGATCGACGCCGAGTCCACGGTCGAGGAGGCGATCGAGACGTGTGTTCAGAGCGGTCACGCCCGCATCCCGGTGTACGAGGGCAGCCTCGACAACGTCATCGGCGTCGTCAACATCCGGGATCTCGTCCGGGACCTGAACTACGGCGAAACCGTCGAGGTCGAACTCGACGATCTCATCCAGCCCACGCTCCACGTCCCCGAGTCGAAGAACGTCGACGACCTCCTTCGGGAGATGCGCGCCGACCGGCTCCGGATCGCGATCGTGATCGACGAGTTCGGCACCACCGAAGGCATCGTCTCGGTGGAGGACATGATCGAGGAGATCGTGGGCGAGATCCTGGAGGGTGGCGAGGACGAACCGATCGAGATCGTCGACGACGACACGCTCGTGGCGCAGGGCGAGGTCAACATCGACGCGGTCAACGAGGCGCTCGACATCGACCTCCCGGAGGGCGAGGAGTTCGAGACCATCGCCGGGTTCATCTTCAACCGTGCGGGCCGTCTGGTCGAGGCGGGCGAGACCATCTCGTACGATGGGGTCGAGATCACGGTCGAATCCGTCGAGAACACCCGCATCACGGCTGCACGCGTCCACCGGCTGTCGGACGCCGAGGTGGACGCCGAAGCGACCGCCGAGGCCGACGGCGGAACCGGCGAGATGGACTGA
- a CDS encoding CDC48 family AAA ATPase has protein sequence MNEVQLEVAKAYPNDSGRGIARLDPDTLLHLKLSPGDIIEIEGGDTTAAKVWRADRQDWNTDTVRIDGFTRQNADVSIGERVEIRKAEERKADKLVLAPPEEASVQFGSDAAGMVKRQILKRPVVERDIVPVMSSTNHPFMRSPGQAIPLIAVETDPDGVALVTEDTEVELREEPISGFEKTGGGITYEDIGGLDSEIQRVREMVELPMKHPQIFQKLGIEPPQGVLLHGPPGTGKTLLAKAVANETSASFFSIAGPEIISKYYGESEQQLREIFEDATEESPAIIFIDELDSIAPKREDVTGEVERRVVAQLLTMMDGLESRGQVIVIAATNRVDSVDPALRRPGRFDREIEIGVPDERGREEILRIHTRGMPLSDDVNLANLADETHGFVGADIESLTKESAMKALRRYLPEIDLDREEVPPSLIDRMIIKRDDFDGALNEVSPSAMREVLVELPKITWDDVGGLDDAKGQVKESVEWPLSNPDRFTRLGIEPPSGVLLYGPPGTGKTLMAKAVANETNANFISVRGPQLLSKWVGESEKAIRQTFRKARQVSPTVIFFDELDSLAPSRGGDVGSNVSERVVNQLLTELDGLEDMKNVMVIGATNRPDMIDPALIRSGRFDRLVMVGQPDVEGRERILGIHTDDTPLAADVSLREMAEITDGYVGSDLESIAREAAIHALRDDSEAETVEMRHFRSALDSVRPTITDDILDYYDRMAEEFESGGTDTGRDRAGGRIGFQ, from the coding sequence ATGAACGAAGTCCAACTGGAGGTGGCGAAGGCGTACCCGAACGACTCGGGCCGTGGCATCGCCCGGTTAGATCCCGACACCCTGCTGCATCTCAAGCTCTCGCCGGGCGACATCATCGAGATCGAGGGCGGCGACACCACCGCCGCGAAGGTCTGGCGCGCGGATCGTCAGGACTGGAACACCGATACCGTTCGTATCGACGGGTTCACGCGGCAGAACGCCGACGTGAGCATCGGCGAGCGCGTCGAGATCCGGAAGGCCGAGGAACGAAAGGCCGACAAGCTGGTGCTCGCGCCGCCCGAGGAGGCCTCGGTCCAGTTCGGCTCCGACGCCGCCGGGATGGTCAAGCGCCAGATCCTGAAGCGCCCGGTGGTCGAGCGCGACATCGTCCCCGTGATGAGCTCGACCAACCACCCGTTCATGCGCTCGCCGGGCCAGGCGATCCCGCTGATCGCGGTCGAGACCGATCCCGATGGCGTGGCGCTCGTCACCGAGGACACCGAGGTCGAACTCCGCGAAGAGCCGATCTCGGGGTTCGAGAAAACTGGAGGGGGAATCACCTATGAGGACATCGGCGGGCTCGACAGCGAGATTCAGCGGGTGCGCGAGATGGTCGAGCTCCCGATGAAACACCCCCAGATCTTCCAGAAGCTCGGGATCGAGCCGCCCCAGGGCGTGCTGCTCCACGGTCCCCCGGGAACCGGGAAGACCCTCCTCGCGAAGGCGGTCGCGAACGAGACCTCAGCGAGTTTCTTCTCGATCGCCGGTCCGGAGATCATCTCGAAGTACTATGGGGAAAGCGAACAGCAGTTGCGGGAGATCTTCGAGGACGCCACCGAGGAGTCGCCCGCGATCATCTTCATCGACGAGCTCGACTCGATCGCGCCAAAGCGCGAGGACGTCACCGGCGAGGTCGAGCGCCGCGTGGTCGCCCAGCTCCTGACGATGATGGACGGGCTCGAAAGCCGCGGTCAGGTCATCGTGATCGCCGCCACCAACCGCGTCGACAGCGTGGATCCCGCGCTCCGCCGGCCCGGCCGGTTCGACAGGGAAATCGAAATTGGAGTACCTGACGAGCGCGGCCGCGAGGAGATCCTCCGGATCCACACGCGCGGAATGCCGCTCTCGGACGACGTCAACCTCGCGAACCTCGCGGACGAGACCCACGGGTTCGTCGGGGCCGACATCGAGAGCCTCACGAAGGAGTCGGCGATGAAGGCCTTGCGGAGGTATCTCCCCGAGATCGACCTCGACCGCGAGGAGGTGCCGCCGTCGCTGATCGACCGGATGATCATCAAGCGCGACGACTTCGACGGGGCGCTGAACGAGGTCTCGCCGAGCGCGATGCGTGAGGTGCTCGTCGAACTCCCGAAGATCACGTGGGACGACGTCGGCGGGCTCGACGACGCGAAGGGCCAGGTCAAAGAATCCGTCGAGTGGCCGCTCTCGAACCCCGATCGATTCACGAGGTTGGGGATCGAGCCACCCTCGGGCGTGTTGCTCTACGGACCGCCCGGAACGGGCAAGACCCTGATGGCGAAGGCGGTCGCGAACGAGACCAACGCCAACTTCATCTCGGTGCGGGGACCCCAGTTGCTCTCGAAGTGGGTCGGCGAGTCGGAGAAGGCGATCCGCCAGACGTTCCGGAAGGCCCGGCAGGTTTCGCCAACCGTGATCTTCTTCGACGAGCTCGACAGTCTGGCTCCGAGCCGTGGCGGCGACGTCGGTTCGAACGTCTCCGAGCGGGTCGTGAACCAGCTCCTCACGGAGCTCGACGGCCTGGAGGACATGAAGAACGTGATGGTGATCGGCGCGACCAACCGACCGGACATGATCGATCCCGCGCTGATCCGCTCCGGGAGATTCGACAGGCTCGTGATGGTGGGCCAGCCCGACGTCGAGGGCCGCGAGCGCATCCTCGGCATCCACACCGACGACACGCCGCTCGCGGCGGACGTGAGCCTGCGCGAGATGGCCGAGATCACCGACGGCTACGTGGGGAGCGATCTCGAATCCATCGCACGCGAGGCTGCGATCCACGCGCTCCGGGACGACTCGGAGGCCGAAACCGTCGAGATGCGTCACTTCCGGTCGGCGCTCGACTCGGTCCGCCCGACCATCACCGACGACATCCTCGACTACTACGATCGGATGGCCGAGGAGTTCGAGAGCGGCGGGACCGACACCGGCCGCGACCGGGCGGGCGGTCGGATCGGCTTCCAGTAG
- a CDS encoding CRISPR-associated protein Cas4, with the protein MHAFSDLRTAAYCPRKCYYRWQDDDRDPPPEVEERRDLAFRYPDLLDGADLASEPIAVTPTQYRSNLSCAKARLDAFDALCRPDARDVFLTGKECRGIAHKVLELDSPTPSLLSAGSPPENGVWHSQTVHAVAAAKALAWERETPVERAFVEYPTHGIVREVPLTTRRKAAYRRAVRTLESIDGPPPRLDDSAKCEHCEYREECGVKTRSLRSLLGLG; encoded by the coding sequence ATGCACGCGTTCAGCGACCTTCGAACGGCGGCGTACTGCCCCCGGAAGTGCTACTACCGATGGCAGGACGACGACCGCGATCCGCCGCCCGAGGTCGAAGAGCGCCGTGACCTCGCCTTCCGGTATCCCGATCTCCTCGACGGCGCTGATCTCGCGAGCGAACCGATCGCGGTCACGCCGACCCAGTACCGCTCGAATCTCTCGTGTGCGAAGGCGCGCCTCGATGCGTTCGACGCGCTCTGTCGCCCCGACGCGCGCGACGTCTTCCTCACCGGCAAGGAGTGTCGCGGGATCGCTCACAAAGTGCTCGAACTCGATTCGCCCACCCCGTCGCTGCTATCGGCCGGCAGCCCGCCCGAAAACGGCGTCTGGCACTCTCAGACTGTCCACGCCGTCGCGGCCGCGAAGGCGCTCGCCTGGGAGCGCGAGACGCCGGTCGAACGGGCGTTCGTCGAGTACCCGACCCACGGAATCGTTCGGGAAGTCCCGCTCACCACGCGGCGAAAGGCGGCCTACCGTCGCGCGGTCCGAACGCTCGAATCGATCGACGGACCGCCGCCGCGCCTCGACGACAGTGCGAAATGCGAACACTGCGAGTACCGCGAGGAATGCGGCGTGAAGACCCGCTCGCTCCGCTCGCTGCTCGGGCTCGGCTGA
- a CDS encoding redoxin domain-containing protein has product MAALDFEVVELDAADNPAEGDEAPDFTRPLVDAEEWRDVALSDLLDDGPVVLVFHPMDGAFPATYVWNEIRDRGWTDEIAVVGCSISTPYAHKRLIAERGIDARLFSDPQNGVAEQYGIVNDLDGMAGVAEPRPAVFVIGDDRTIEYAWVASEWPDFPDYDDVEAAIDAL; this is encoded by the coding sequence ATGGCGGCGCTCGACTTCGAGGTCGTCGAACTCGACGCAGCCGACAACCCCGCGGAGGGCGACGAAGCGCCGGACTTCACCCGGCCGCTCGTCGACGCCGAGGAGTGGCGCGATGTCGCGCTCTCCGATCTGCTCGACGACGGGCCAGTCGTTCTCGTCTTCCATCCGATGGACGGGGCCTTCCCCGCGACGTACGTCTGGAACGAGATCCGGGATCGAGGGTGGACCGACGAGATCGCGGTCGTCGGGTGCTCGATCTCGACGCCCTACGCGCACAAGCGGCTGATCGCCGAGCGCGGGATCGACGCACGACTGTTTTCCGACCCACAGAACGGTGTCGCCGAGCAGTACGGCATCGTCAACGACCTCGACGGGATGGCTGGCGTCGCGGAGCCGCGGCCCGCGGTGTTCGTGATCGGTGACGACCGCACGATCGAGTACGCGTGGGTCGCGAGCGAGTGGCCCGACTTCCCCGACTACGACGACGTCGAGGCCGCGATCGACGCGCTCTGA
- the larC gene encoding nickel pincer cofactor biosynthesis protein LarC has translation MRTLAFDGRMGASGDMLCGALLAAGADPGVLESVEDALDVRYAIDEVTKNGIRATTVDVLLDADGERDDPDAADTDDGHEHHGHRHGRDHNHEHGHDHAHGHNHAEGAGPSRSYPEVMDLVESMDLSTGVAADALAIFEILGTAEAAIHGTDLDDTHFHEVGADDAIADVVGAALLLDDLDVERVVTTPLATGGGEVTMSHGTYPVPTPAVVEIAERAAWSLRGGPVETELLTPTGAAILTHVADGVERLPTLRIEESGYGAGDHEFPEHPNVLRALVGDGEGGLIEDDIRVLETTLDDATPEVLGGLHDSLRDAGARDVSVMPTTMKKSRPGHLVKVIVKPEDAERVARKLAVETGTLGVRETGARHRWIADRAFETATVEIEGGEYEVDVKIASDAAGEVYDVSAEYDDAAAVAAETGRAVREVVRLAEAAITRPAKGSS, from the coding sequence ATGCGAACGCTTGCCTTCGACGGGCGGATGGGTGCGAGCGGCGACATGCTCTGCGGGGCGCTGCTCGCCGCCGGTGCGGATCCCGGTGTGTTAGAGTCGGTCGAGGATGCGCTCGACGTTCGGTACGCGATCGACGAGGTGACGAAAAACGGCATTCGTGCGACGACGGTCGACGTGCTTCTCGACGCTGACGGCGAACGTGACGATCCCGACGCTGCCGACACGGACGACGGCCACGAACACCACGGCCATCGTCACGGTCGCGACCACAACCACGAACACGGTCACGACCATGCGCATGGCCACAACCACGCGGAGGGGGCGGGTCCCTCGCGGAGCTATCCCGAAGTCATGGATCTCGTCGAGTCGATGGATCTGTCAACGGGTGTCGCGGCCGACGCGCTCGCGATCTTCGAGATCCTCGGGACGGCCGAGGCGGCGATCCACGGCACCGATCTCGACGACACCCACTTCCACGAGGTCGGTGCGGACGACGCCATCGCGGACGTGGTCGGTGCAGCACTCTTACTCGACGATCTCGACGTCGAGCGCGTCGTGACCACGCCGCTCGCGACCGGCGGCGGTGAAGTCACGATGAGCCACGGGACCTATCCAGTTCCAACCCCCGCAGTCGTCGAGATCGCCGAACGCGCCGCGTGGTCGCTCCGGGGTGGCCCGGTCGAGACCGAGCTCCTCACCCCGACGGGCGCGGCGATCCTCACCCACGTCGCCGACGGCGTCGAGCGACTGCCCACGCTCCGAATCGAGGAATCGGGCTACGGCGCGGGCGATCACGAGTTCCCCGAGCACCCGAACGTGCTCCGTGCGCTCGTCGGCGACGGTGAGGGCGGACTGATCGAGGACGACATCCGGGTGCTCGAAACGACCCTCGACGACGCCACGCCCGAGGTGCTCGGCGGGCTCCACGACAGTCTGCGGGATGCCGGCGCGCGCGACGTGTCAGTAATGCCGACCACGATGAAGAAGTCCCGGCCGGGCCACCTCGTGAAGGTGATCGTCAAACCGGAGGACGCCGAACGCGTGGCTCGCAAGCTCGCGGTCGAGACGGGGACGTTGGGAGTCCGCGAGACCGGCGCGCGCCATCGCTGGATCGCCGACCGCGCGTTCGAGACCGCTACCGTCGAGATCGAGGGTGGCGAGTACGAGGTCGACGTGAAGATCGCGAGCGACGCCGCAGGAGAGGTGTACGACGTGAGCGCGGAGTACGACGACGCGGCTGCGGTCGCGGCGGAGACGGGGAGGGCGGTACGGGAGGTCGTGCGCTTGGCGGAGGCGGCGATCACTCGACCGGCGAAAGGGTCCAGCTGA
- a CDS encoding glutathione S-transferase N-terminal domain-containing protein: MSTESAPAADPAGTDRLTLYRLQACPFCERVVRRLDELGVDYESHFVEPLHSERDVVKRISGKRTVPAIVDPNTGVTMSESANIVAYLDGTYGDEGA, translated from the coding sequence ATGAGCACCGAATCAGCTCCCGCCGCCGATCCCGCCGGAACCGACCGACTCACACTCTACCGGCTGCAGGCGTGTCCGTTCTGCGAGCGCGTCGTCCGTCGGCTGGACGAACTCGGCGTCGACTACGAGTCGCACTTCGTCGAACCGCTTCACTCCGAACGCGACGTCGTGAAGCGCATCAGCGGCAAGCGCACCGTGCCGGCGATCGTCGATCCCAACACGGGGGTCACGATGTCCGAGAGCGCGAACATCGTCGCGTATCTCGACGGCACGTACGGAGACGAGGGGGCCTGA
- a CDS encoding A24 family peptidase, which yields MNASVDLLRLLALPVLGWAAREDLRTRRVPNRTWLPLVALGGALLAAEAWTVYHGGLATERRLFAVRVAVSVGVIAPLGYLFFRLGAFGGADAKALVAICLCFPTPPSYLLPATGVVLPVAATSGAFAVTILTNAALVGAVYPLALAARNALAGRVGRAMAIGRPIAWGEVTRTHGRLLGHANGLTAGLDLDALRMYLAWRDATLAELRAAPAEGRDPESLPAEPRAPGDGRIDAATDGGRRATGSADEARIAPDGAGAGTDRATANEPADPWGAAAFCDDVADAYGATPGSLRGALGELTTAESVWVSPGVPFLVPLFFGLCLALVYGDLLYAGLAAVGVT from the coding sequence GTGAACGCGTCCGTCGACCTGCTCCGGCTGCTCGCGCTCCCCGTGCTCGGGTGGGCCGCCCGCGAGGACCTGCGGACCCGCCGGGTGCCGAACCGGACGTGGCTCCCGCTCGTCGCTCTCGGGGGCGCGCTGCTCGCGGCCGAGGCGTGGACGGTGTACCACGGCGGACTCGCCACCGAACGCCGGCTGTTCGCCGTCCGGGTGGCCGTCAGCGTGGGCGTGATCGCCCCGCTCGGCTATCTGTTCTTCCGGCTCGGCGCGTTCGGCGGCGCGGACGCGAAGGCGCTCGTCGCGATCTGTCTGTGTTTTCCGACGCCACCCTCGTATCTCCTCCCGGCGACGGGAGTCGTGCTTCCGGTCGCGGCCACGAGCGGCGCGTTCGCGGTGACGATCCTCACGAACGCGGCGCTCGTCGGCGCGGTCTACCCGCTCGCGCTCGCCGCGCGGAACGCGCTCGCGGGCCGGGTCGGGCGGGCGATGGCGATCGGTCGACCGATCGCGTGGGGCGAGGTCACGCGGACCCACGGCCGGCTGCTCGGGCACGCCAACGGGCTGACCGCGGGTCTCGACCTCGACGCGCTCCGGATGTATCTCGCGTGGCGCGACGCCACCCTCGCCGAGCTTCGCGCCGCGCCCGCCGAGGGCCGCGATCCCGAGAGCCTCCCGGCCGAGCCGCGCGCGCCGGGCGACGGCCGGATCGACGCCGCCACCGACGGCGGCCGTCGGGCGACTGGATCGGCCGATGAGGCGAGGATCGCTCCCGACGGCGCGGGAGCGGGGACCGATCGGGCGACGGCGAACGAGCCCGCCGATCCGTGGGGCGCGGCGGCGTTCTGTGACGACGTGGCGGACGCCTACGGCGCGACTCCAGGGAGCCTCCGCGGGGCGCTCGGCGAGCTCACGACGGCAGAGTCGGTGTGGGTCTCACCCGGCGTCCCGTTTCTCGTCCCGCTCTTTTTCGGCCTCTGTCTCGCGCTCGTGTACGGTGACCTGCTCTACGCCGGCCTCGCGGCGGTCGGGGTGACCTGA
- a CDS encoding L-threonylcarbamoyladenylate synthase yields the protein MVDLASAAAAIREGEVVVYPTETVYGLAADALSPGAVERVFAVKGRSREKPISLAVPDVAAAAEYTRPTAREQRFMRAFLPGPVTVLVEARETVPDVLTAGGDQVGVRVPDHPTALALLREVAPLTATSANVSGNPSARRADDVDGAVREASAAVIGGGELPGTESTVVDVAEDTIHRRGARADEIAAWLDRSGE from the coding sequence GTGGTCGACCTCGCGAGCGCCGCCGCGGCGATCCGGGAGGGCGAGGTGGTCGTCTACCCGACCGAGACGGTCTACGGCCTGGCCGCGGACGCGCTCTCGCCGGGGGCGGTCGAGCGCGTGTTCGCGGTCAAGGGCCGGAGTCGCGAGAAGCCGATCTCGCTCGCGGTCCCCGACGTCGCGGCGGCGGCGGAGTACACCCGCCCGACCGCACGGGAACAACGGTTCATGCGTGCGTTCCTGCCCGGTCCGGTCACCGTGCTCGTCGAGGCGCGCGAGACGGTTCCCGATGTCCTGACCGCCGGTGGAGACCAGGTCGGGGTGCGCGTACCCGACCACCCGACCGCGCTCGCGCTCCTTCGCGAGGTCGCCCCGCTCACCGCGACGAGCGCGAACGTGAGCGGGAACCCCAGCGCGAGGCGGGCCGACGACGTCGATGGTGCGGTTCGGGAGGCGAGCGCAGCGGTGATCGGCGGCGGCGAACTCCCCGGAACCGAGAGCACCGTGGTCGACGTCGCCGAGGACACGATCCACCGACGCGGCGCGCGCGCCGACGAGATCGCGGCGTGGCTCGACCGCAGTGGGGAGTAG
- a CDS encoding DUF5828 family protein translates to MEESISGFKVRGGWNDAVEHGERVTHALAELGTEGEAFEEWDEWRPKSHERLGEDVNEKTADQASIEEGEGEKAGKEPNEDLLSAGEKLSESYDRLDDPDEAVDTWSESLDYVARAADSAGRKAVRTVEDTVYRNVMTQVAPYYFDNELVSANLQRSARAREGDDDGYVFEVNVNDDDLKEQVSDRLAEYDDEVDRWHVDTPKNVEALEAAEGGEVPEETAPDSESDIDFTTN, encoded by the coding sequence ATGGAAGAGAGCATTTCAGGCTTCAAGGTGCGGGGCGGGTGGAACGACGCGGTCGAACACGGCGAGCGGGTCACCCACGCGCTCGCCGAGCTCGGGACCGAGGGCGAGGCGTTCGAGGAGTGGGACGAGTGGCGGCCGAAGAGCCACGAGCGCCTCGGCGAGGACGTCAACGAGAAGACCGCAGACCAGGCCAGCATCGAGGAGGGCGAGGGCGAGAAGGCGGGGAAGGAGCCGAACGAGGACCTCCTGAGTGCAGGCGAGAAACTCAGCGAATCGTACGACCGGCTCGACGATCCCGACGAGGCGGTCGATACGTGGAGCGAATCGCTCGATTACGTCGCGCGCGCGGCCGACTCCGCCGGTCGAAAGGCGGTCCGCACCGTCGAGGACACCGTCTACCGCAACGTGATGACCCAGGTCGCACCGTACTACTTCGACAACGAGCTCGTGAGCGCGAACCTCCAGCGCTCGGCGCGCGCCCGCGAGGGCGACGACGACGGCTACGTCTTCGAGGTCAACGTCAACGACGACGACCTCAAGGAGCAGGTGTCCGATCGACTCGCCGAGTACGACGACGAGGTCGATCGGTGGCACGTCGACACCCCGAAGAACGTGGAGGCGCTCGAAGCCGCCGAGGGCGGCGAAGTGCCCGAGGAGACGGCCCCCGACAGCGAGTCGGACATCGACTTCACGACGAACTGA
- a CDS encoding alpha/beta fold hydrolase, with translation METVTHGGRTTAYERAGDDREGASVLYVHGSGANREVWRAQLDDGPHPAIALDLSGHGDSEDVDADAGYEALSAYADDVLAVIEATDPEILVGNSLGGAICLHLVLERDVSPAGLVLTGTGAKLAVMDDLRAWLDEEFDRAIAFLHAENRLFHDPAHPAVENSKATMREVGQATTRRDFETCHRFDVRRQLGEIDAPTLAVCGEHDGLTPPRYHEYLAENVPNATATMLADAAHLAMIERPEAFDDALSGFVHEVGDGTHRS, from the coding sequence ATGGAAACCGTCACCCACGGTGGCCGGACGACGGCCTACGAGCGGGCGGGCGACGACCGGGAGGGCGCGTCGGTCCTGTACGTTCACGGCAGCGGGGCGAACAGGGAGGTCTGGCGCGCCCAGTTGGACGACGGCCCGCACCCGGCGATCGCGCTCGATCTGAGCGGCCACGGCGACTCCGAGGACGTCGACGCCGACGCGGGCTACGAGGCGCTCTCGGCGTACGCCGACGACGTGCTCGCGGTCATCGAGGCGACCGACCCCGAGATCCTCGTCGGCAACTCGCTCGGCGGCGCGATCTGCCTCCATCTCGTCCTCGAACGCGACGTATCGCCCGCAGGATTGGTGCTCACGGGCACCGGCGCGAAGCTCGCCGTGATGGACGACCTGCGCGCGTGGCTCGACGAGGAGTTCGATCGCGCGATCGCGTTCCTCCACGCCGAGAACCGACTGTTTCACGACCCCGCCCATCCGGCAGTCGAGAACTCGAAAGCCACGATGCGCGAAGTCGGCCAGGCGACCACTCGCCGGGATTTCGAGACCTGCCATCGGTTCGACGTCCGGAGACAGCTCGGCGAGATCGACGCCCCGACGCTCGCGGTCTGTGGCGAGCACGACGGGCTGACACCGCCGCGCTACCACGAGTACCTCGCCGAGAACGTGCCGAACGCGACCGCCACCATGCTCGCGGACGCCGCCCACCTCGCGATGATCGAGCGTCCAGAAGCGTTCGACGACGCGCTCTCCGGGTTCGTCCACGAAGTCGGGGACGGCACGCACCGATCCTGA
- a CDS encoding DUF7127 family protein: MTPNLQQFDERDTGGLRRYEYDDEVVYAVDVGLGEATVDVAGSTVMVIDGDDQAEFEVPESGTVEAGINNGVLTVAVER, from the coding sequence ATGACACCGAACCTCCAGCAGTTCGACGAGCGCGACACCGGCGGACTCCGCCGGTACGAGTACGACGACGAAGTGGTCTACGCGGTCGACGTCGGTCTCGGCGAGGCGACGGTCGACGTCGCCGGAAGCACCGTGATGGTGATCGACGGCGACGACCAGGCCGAGTTCGAGGTGCCAGAGTCGGGCACCGTCGAAGCCGGTATCAACAACGGCGTGCTTACCGTCGCGGTGGAACGATGA
- a CDS encoding cupin domain-containing protein yields the protein MGYRVLDTDDVTPSDDRPCELRSLTDPAGLDRMAINRYRAAPGEMLPLAYHYHDDQEEAFYVLSGTLHVETPDETHELSEDGLFVVDPGSPQRALNPEDAETPVDVLAIGAPPTEGDVHAYEP from the coding sequence ATGGGCTATCGCGTTCTCGACACCGACGACGTCACGCCGAGCGACGACCGTCCCTGCGAGCTTCGGAGCCTCACCGACCCGGCGGGGCTCGACCGGATGGCGATCAACCGGTACCGGGCCGCGCCCGGCGAGATGCTCCCGCTCGCCTACCACTACCACGACGACCAGGAGGAAGCCTTCTACGTCCTCTCGGGGACGCTCCACGTCGAAACGCCCGACGAGACCCACGAACTGTCCGAGGACGGGCTGTTCGTCGTCGATCCGGGCAGCCCACAGCGCGCGCTCAATCCCGAGGACGCCGAGACCCCGGTCGACGTGCTCGCGATCGGTGCGCCCCCGACCGAGGGCGACGTCCACGCCTACGAGCCATGA